A single region of the Eremothecium gossypii ATCC 10895 chromosome V, complete sequence genome encodes:
- the NUF2 gene encoding kinetochore-associated Ndc80 complex subunit NUF2 (Syntenic homolog of Saccharomyces cerevisiae YOL069W (NUF2)): MSSDNFPLLDIPELVTCLQECDFSLATIQNVERPSSQFVITLYKQIIDTFMGVSPDSLLEDSRNFVENGDTSEQEVYDASLVYHDTLKILALNKICYKFFLDIGVSDFNVMDLYKPDPHRTRRFLSAVANYARFREEAMLELDGDQHPDGVRYLEQTDKLLKELRLKFDANNLLHSRVQKYKEFQKSDDLEALESDNKNMESELRHLNQVQETLTVDYERYKAEKQRHLSELETLGYELIELESERDKLRKYSQTDAEVLRKGVRELSLLLEQQQVQLEKLEQKQKNLQISFETFQASTQELYEVLQIVSTDLQDSHLKESTLLDAKHKLMQNHKNLNNLLSAGIMAKITLLQEQLDSQKRKLAELELNTQAKESENSATLKRLRKQHTDDVLPEVRNIEQRYKTKVADTITNYESQMRNIKVDFDNEVALIENECSLLFNHIKNYMTTIGEKLG, from the coding sequence ATGAGCTCGGATAACTTCCCCCTTCTAGATATACCGGAGCTGGTTACATGCTTGCAGGAGTGTGATTTCTCACTTGCAACTATCCAAAATGTGGAGAGGCCATCCTCGCAGTTCGTTATCACCCTCTACAAGCAAATTATAGACACGTTCATGGGCGTGTCGCCCGACTCGCTACTTGAAGACTCTAGAAACTTTGTGGAAAATGGAGATACAAGCGAGCAGGAGGTATACGATGCTAGTCTAGTATACCATGACACGTTAAAAATCCTCGCGTTAAACAAGATATGTTATAAGTTCTTCCTGGACATTGGAGTTTCTGATTTTAACGTTATGGATCTTTATAAACCTGATCCTCATCGTACGCGGCGCTTCCTTTCTGCTGTTGCAAACTATGCCCGTTTTCGTGAAGAAGCCATGCTCGAACTCGATGGAGATCAACACCCTGATGGTGTTAGATATTTGGAACAGACAGACAAGTTATTGAAAGAACTTCGGCTCAAGTTTGACGCCAACAACCTCCTGCATTCACGTGTTCAGAAATACAAAGAGTTCCAGAAGTCTGATGACCTTGAAGCTTTGGAAAGTGATAACAAAAACATGGAGTCTGAACTAAGGCATTTGAACCAGGTACAAGAAACACTAACCGTTGACTACGAGCGGTATAAAGCCGAGAAGCAGAGGCACTTATCTGAACTAGAAACTTTGGGCTATGAACTAATTGAATTGGAGTCCGAAAGAGATAAGCTAAGGAAATACTCACAGACTGATGCGGAAGTGCTACGAAAAGGTGTTCGTGAACTATCTCTGCTTTTGGAACAGCAACAAGTGCAACTGGAAAAATTAGAGCAAAAGCAAAAGAATCTACAGATTTCATTTGAGACGTTCCAGGCTTCGACTCAAGAGCTGTATGAAGTATTACAGATAGTGTCTACAGACCTACAGGATTCCCATCTAAAAGAAAGTACCTTATTGGATGCTAAACACAAGCTGATGCAAAACCATAAGAATCTCAACAACCTTCTATCTGCTGGTATAATGGCGAAGATAACGTTATTACAGGAACAGCTTGATTCTCAAAAACGTAAACTAGCGGAATTGGAACTAAATACACAGGCAAAGGAAAGCGAAAATAGCGCGACTTTAAAAAGACTAAGAAAGCAGCACACAGATGATGTCTTGCCGGAGGTACGAAATATCGAGCAGCGTTATAAAACCAAAGTCGCAGATACAATTACAAATTATGAGTCTCAAATGCGAAACATCAAAGTTGATTTTGACAACGAAGTTGCTCTTATAGAAAACGAGTGTTCATTGCTATTCAACCACATTAAAAATTACATGACTACCATCGGAGAAAAGCTTGGTTGA
- the PRP11 gene encoding spliceosome assembly protein PRP11 (Syntenic homolog of Saccharomyces cerevisiae YDL043C (PRP11)), with translation MDYQNRAGSKKGGGGIASQSQQNVHRRKQVEDLLRGGEDVPYTFQHDSADKADDEAKLKRNPYIYKNHSGKLVCKLCNTMHMSWSSVERHLGGKKHGLNLLRRGGSTAGADDDALSKQDREFHTKVEEMRQQIKHNGVVPKVQFTKVKDPETEHIGIAVRVDYKVEGTAASGDEEEPPCLRILSGLELPGAEDDDKKYLVVAYEPFENIAIEIPDKEIVMSKRQSAVESIDELNGRCSYWDRDDKAFYVQLFFKQ, from the coding sequence ATGGATTACCAAAACCGGGCAGGCTCGAAGAAAGGTGGAGGCGGTATCGCCTCTCAATCACAACAGAATGTTCATAGGCGGAAGCAGGTTGAAGATCTTCTGCGTGGGGGCGAAGACGTTCCATATACTTTCCAGCATGACAGCGCTGACAAGGCAGATGATGAAGCGAAGCTGAAAAGAAACCCATATATATACAAAAATCACTCCGGTAAACTGGTCTGTAAATTGTGCAATACCATGCACATGTCATGGTCAAGCGTGGAGCGGCATTTGGGCGGAAAGAAGCATGGGTTGAATTTGCTGAGGCGGGGCGGAAGTACAGCAGGAGCTGATGATGACGCACTATCGAAGCAAGATAGAGAGTTCCATACCAAAGTCGAGGAGATGCGACAACAGATAAAACACAATGGAGTGGTTCCAAAGGTGCAATTCACAAAGGTAAAAGATCCGGAAACGGAGCACATCGGGATAGCGGTTAGAGTAGACTATAAGGTAGAAGGTACTGCTGCATCAGGGGATGAGGAAGAACCACCATGTCTGCGGATTTTATCAGGGCTTGAACTTCCTGGCGCTGAGGACGACGATAAAAAATATCTAGTGGTAGCGTATGAGCCTTTTGAAAACATTGCCATTGAAATACCCGACAAGGAAATTGTAATGAGTAAAAGGCAATCAGCAGTTGAATCTATAGACGAACTGAATGGGAGATGCAGCTACTGGGATAGAGATGACAAGGCCTTTTATGTGCAACTGTTTTTTAAGCAGTAG